Within the Zea mays cultivar B73 chromosome 10, Zm-B73-REFERENCE-NAM-5.0, whole genome shotgun sequence genome, the region CAGCAGACAGGAAGTAGCTGGAGCTATTAATAGAGCTGCTTCCACTACAGTAAAACGCCCAGTTTCCGACGGCCTAAACCGTCGGAAGTAAAACCTAAACCGTAGGAAGTAACTACTTCCGACGGCTTAAGGCGGGTCCCGTCGGAAGTAACGCCGTAGGGAATACCCAGTCGGAAGTACCCGCTTTTCCGACGGGGCCGTCGGAAGTATGCTTATTTCCGACGGCCAGGGTGGGGCCGTCGGAAATAAAGCGAGGTGGGCCCCGCAGACGGCCGGCCGCCGGCGTCTGACGCCGTCACAACTTATTTCCGACGGGGCCGTCGGAAATAAGAGGCCGTCGGAAGTAATTAAAAAACAGAGAAACAGGATTTTCCTGCTTTTGTTTTACAAACAATCATACAAAATACAAATTCAATCTGCACACAATATCCAGTTTTCAATAATTCATCCAGAATCACATACAATACCACAAATATCCATAATTCATCGTTTCACATGAAACACACAGTTAAATTCACAAAATGTCCACCCGTCCACAAATTAAAGCACAAGTTCACAAGTTCACAAGTTCCcaataccacaagttcacaagttcCCAATACCACAAGCTCACAAGTCCATAGTACGAGAAAAACACAAGGAGACAGGCTACTCAAATGGAGGAGGTTGATCAAATGGATGAGGTTGATTTGATCCGCTAGCTCCTCCGCTGTTTAGAAGACCGTCCACAAAAGAAGCGACCGCATCTCCAGAGTCCTCATTTCCCGGAGTTAGCAAGTTTCCTGGAGGGACCTACAACATTCAAAAAAATGTGTTAGTAGTTAAATTCTTGTTATGCAACGTCAAAAGAAAAGGTCAAGTAATATAACCTGAGGTACAGGTGTGGGCCAACTAAATTGTGGAGTCGGTACAAACTGCGGGATAGGTGGAGGAGGTGGCATAGTCATCGCTGAAAAATCTGGACGTTGCCCTAGTGCTATTTGCTGAAAGAAATTGAAAGCTATGTTACGAGGATATATTACAAAATATGTGCTCCAATTATAGTAGAGGCTCACGAGGATCTAATTACCTGCATCATCTCCTGCTGTCGTGCAAATTGAGCAGCCCAGTACTCTTGTTGTTGCTTGTTATACTCCTCCTGCCGCCTCAAAGCTTCCTGCACCCGGATCAGCTCGGCGTTTCCTTGGGTACTAGAGCGAGGACCACGGCTAGACGACCTCGATGGGCGAGACCTTTCAGGCCTCACCTGAGTCGAGTCGATAACACTACCAAACATAGGGTAACTACAAAAAAATAGAAAGAAGTTAAACACGCAACACATCATGTTAGAAAAGATCAAATCGACGAATTCATAATAGCAAACTCACCGTCCATGAGGTTTTCCGCCTCCACTAGCATACACAACCTGAGGATCGATAGGCTGATTCATCCAATCATAGTCTTGCCCATGCTCCGACATCATGGAAGCACCATATGAGGCCTGACAAATAATAAACAATGCAGTTATATTTTTCTCGACTCTTAGAATAGAAGTGCATTATAACTAGTTGCGAAAGTCTCACCACACGCTCAGCAGCTGACTGAGAACACAACTGTTCTGGATTTGTAGGATCCGACCCCCTGTGACCTCTAAGGTAAACCTGAACATCACTCGGCGTAACACCAGAACTAGCTTCCTACAGGCAAAAGAAAATAACATAAAACACATAGAAGATTCATGATATACACGACCATAAATTACACTTACCATGCGCTTTGCCAAACGAACGTGGCCATCACCACCATATCTGTGGTGAACATCATGCCCACGATTTGAGCTGTTTCTCAATGAAACACCTTTAAATCCATCTGTTGCCCAATATTTGCATACAGCCCGCCAACCAGCCTCATTTGATGCCATCCATGGCACCGAGTCTGAAAACTTTATTTCGATCCAATGTATTGTTAGTACTAACACTTGGACATGAATTAGGATAAAAACAATttacctcaagatattcttcttcGGTTAAGTATTTGTTTGATGCCTCACTTTTGGAACGTGGCCGACGTCCTTCCTGCCTTAATATGTAATCAGAAGTGACCTGGATCCGAGCATAATACATCTGATCCCTAACCAAGGTAGTCGCGCTCTTGTTAAAAACGATCCGTGCACGATCGTTCATACTTCCATCTTCAGGCAACTTGTAACGTTTCTGAAAAAAAACAAGAAACAAGATTTTTAGCACATTGTATAGTTGAATCAATTCAAGTTGGGCTAGAGAACATACCCAGAACTCATGCCACACAGCACCTTGGGCATTCCTATGTTCTGCATTGAACGCGAGCCCGTACTGATCCCAAGACATACAAGGCACCTCAACGCCTTTCTCCATCACTACACCAGGCCAGAGATATTTGCATATACTTCCCAAAACTTTATTCACCTGTGTGCGACGTCCTTGACCTTGAAAAGATGCATCAATCCAAGACCTGCAACCACATTGTACAAAAGAAGCATTAACAAATTTCATATAATGCATGAACAAATATTTAACATTAGAATCAACTCACTCGTCGCCACACGGTACGATCAAAATCTTATCCTCCTCACGAGCAGGAACTTTAGGAGGAGGCACCCAATGTGTTTTCCTCGACTTCCATAACTTGAGGGTTCTCGCGTTCACGTTCTTTGTGCCATCTCATCTGCTTAGCGGTGTTTTTTGAGAGAAACAACCGTTTTACACGAGGcgtgagaggcatgtaacgaagttgcTTATTTGCTACTTCTGTTGTCAATTTTTCTCCATCTTCATTTACGACCTCAACGAACCTTGATTTGCTGCATCTCAAACatttgtctaatttttcattttccttccagaaaagcatacagttATCTGGACAAACATCAATTTTTTGATACTCCATACCTAAGCCAGAGAGTAACTTTCTTGACTGATACACGTCTTTGGGCATTTTGTGATTTGGTGGTAATACGTCGCTGATCAAATTCAAAAGTTCATTTAAGCAGTTGATGGAGAATGCGAACTTAGACTTGATAGCCATAAGTCGCGTCACAAAAGCAAGAATGGTTACTCTCGTGTGTTCGTGCaacggctcttctgctgccttgagAAGTTCAAAGAATTTTTTAACTTCCGGCGGTTGAGGATCCTCAGGATTATCTGGAAACACTAAATCGGGATCCTCTCTTAAATCCTGAACCATCTCCTCCATTCGGTCTAAATCCGGGTCAAAATTGTCTTGACCTTCTGCAGCATATCCACGGGGAAGCTCCTCACCATGATGCACCCAAACTTCATAATTTGGCACGTAGCCATTTTTGCAAAGATGACCAGACATCTCTTTCTTGGTTTGACGTTGATAATTTTTGCAAACACTGCATGGGCACCACACTCGAGCATTTCTTGACGAAGAAAAAACACGATTGATAAAATCTTCGGTTTTCTGTATCCACTCAAGCGAAGGATCATTTTTTCGCCAGCCTTCATACATCCAGCGACGACTATCACCCATCGTGGCTCTACTGGTTACCTGGGATTTGGAATAGAGATGAAAGTCGATGCGTTAACTACTGTCAACTCACCTCTCTAAACGAGCAGTGCTTCAAACTGGATAAGCTAAGCGTTAACGCCATGCCAGTTGCTATCGCTACCAGAGAAGCACTAGCACAGGCGCACAGCCAGTACTGCCTTCTGCTCCATTTTTTCTTTAAACTAATGGTAGATGGAGACGGTTAGAGTCACAGGCCGCCACTGCGTCTAGCTTGCCTACGTGTCTGGCATGATGGCCAAGCATGTTGGCGACAGTTGTCGACCTAGCTAGCAGTGGTTCTATTCTATTTTCGTTGGAGCCATGCAACACGCAGTCCGGGCCGGGCCGGATCGGCTCGATGCAGCGTGCCAATGTGCACTGCACGGGTATTATGGTTCCATGTCACATCAAATATTCGAACGACTATAATCTAATTATATTAAAAAAACTATTTACATAATGAAAACTAAACGACAGTGATGCCATTACCCGGACGGCGACGGACGGCGATGGCTCTGGCGAGCCCCGGGCGGCGGCGGTGGGCAaagccgggcgcgggcggctcgaggcgcggcggcggcgcgctgtGCGGGGTCGGGGCAGGTGTGCGGCCGTCGGGGCGGCGGCGCGCTGTGAGCGGGCGtcggggcggcggcgctctgtgagcgcgggcgtcggggcggcggcgctctgtgagcgcggacgtcggggcggcggCGCGCTGGCTTCGGGGCGGCGACGCGCTGGCGTCGGGGCGGCGGCGCGCTGGCTTCGgggcggcgggcggcggcgcgCTGGCTTCGGGGCGGCGGCGCGCTGGCTTCGGGGCGGCGGCGCCCTGTGCGTCGGGGCGTCCGCGGCGGACCGGGTAGGTGGCCGGCGAAGGTCCTGGCGGCGGgtcctggcggcggcggcgcggagtCGTTAGAACGCGTGTGTGCGTGCGTGTGTGCGTTGGCTGTGTGCGCGGCCGGGGGGCCGCGCGGGGGACGGCCGTTAGGGGGCGTCCACTTATTTCCGACGGCCCAGTTGGCCAGCCGTCGGAAATAGGCTTATTTCCGACGGGGGGTTGAGAAGCCGTCGGAAATAGTCTTATTTCCGACGGCTGGCCGTGGGCCGCCGGAAATAGACTTATTTCCGACGGTACCCTAGGAACCGTCGGAACTAGTGGAGGCCGTCGGAAATACATCGTTTTCCTGTAGTGTTCACTGcggcctacccctagctagctactTCATTCAtcccaacaacaacaacaacaacgtcTTTGAGCCCAACAACGtaaagcccagcccagcccagcatcCAAAGATGGAGACAACAATGGACGCGCGGGCGGCCAGGCACAGTGCCAAAGCCACAGCCACAGCCACCGGCCGCCCACCAACGTCGGGGCTCGTGGGGGTGCTACCGTACAAATGCGTGCCCCGTAGTACCGTACAAATAAAATGCACGCGACGGCGCACCGGTGACTTCCTTCCGCCGTGCCACCCACCCTCCTCTCGCGGTCGCGGGGGTAGGGCCGGGTGAGCACGAGCGCTGCCCGCTCGCTGAACCATGGCGGGCTCCGCGGTGGCCGTCGTCCTCCTGTCGGCCGTCGCGCTGCTCTGCCTGTACCACCTCCTTTTCCTCTCCCTGTCCGTCCCGGacccggcagcagcagcagccgtcccccgcCGCGCCGGTGGCCACCATGGCAGCAACGTTCCGTCCGGGTCAGGAACCGCCAACGTCGTCCTCCGCTTCGGCCTGTCCGGGCAGCCGCTCCGCCTCCACGACCCCGCCTCCGCCGCCGGCCTCCCGGACATCGACACCTTCCGCGGCAAGCTCGAGCGGCTGCTTCCTCCCGACGACCACGACCCCGGCTGGTCCCGCCGCTTCGACGCCGAGCTCGGCCCCGTGCACCGGTACTTCGGCCCGGACGCGCCGCTGGACGTGCGGCAGCGGATCGCGTACCTGTTCGCGATCCTCGACCGGTCGCCCAggggcgtcggcgtcggcgtcggcgtcggcgagCTGGAGGCCTGGCTGCGCTGGCAGGCCGCCGCCCGGCTGGACGCCGTCACGCGGAGGGAGATGGCTCCGCACGACACGGACCGCGACGGTGCCGTCACGCTGCGCGAGTTCTTCGCAGGTGAGTGCGTGCGTACGTAACATAAGCCTCTCCCGTTCGTGATTAGGCCATTAAATGCCTCTCCCGTGCGCACGACGATGGATATATATATACTAAGACTGGATCAACATGGGACATGACAAAATGGGGTGGTGGATGCACAAGTTTGCGAGCGCGGACAGAGACGGGGATGGCTCGCTCAACGCCGTCGAATTCAACGAGTATAAATGaatatttttttttcttcttcttctacacacttttttatttaaaaaaataaacaaacACACGCTGTCATCGCAGCTTCCTGCATCCTGAAGACAGCAGCCAAGAGAGCGTGATGCTGTGGCTACTCAAGGACAAGCTAAGGCACGTACGAATCGATCGATCGCAGCTTCTTGCGAGTGATGCATGATCCCTATTTTCTTCGGCTGGTTTGCATATACATTGCGTGCGTGGAGAGCAGCGAGATGGACCATGACGGAGACGGCAGGCTAAGCCAGGAGGAGTTCGTCGCTCAATCTCACATCATCATCTCCGGCGCGCGTCACGCCGACGACGGTGGCCATGCCCATGACCTTGAGCGTGCCGAAGCTGCGAAGAAGTTCACAGAACTGGACGCCGACAAGGACAAGTACAAAAAAAACATTCTGATAGTAATAATCTGACAAGCTTATTACGAAACACTTTTAATTTTCCTCCCCTCCTGATGATGCGCCTCAGCTACTTGACGGTGGAAGAAGCGCGCTGCGTACTGCAGAGCCTCGTCACGGGGGAGTTCTCCTATGCTACCTCACATGCCAAGTTCTTGATGAAGGTGGTGGCCTCATCGAATCGAACGAAGTATTAAGCTGGCAGCTAGATTTGCTTCGATTCCATTGTCTCACGCTCATATCATATGCATTGGCACAGGCTGATGTGAACCATGACGGCAAACTGTCGCTGGAGGAGATGCTAGACGACTACATATCCTTCTACAGCACCGTGTATATGGATGATCATTACGCCAGTGAAGGTGAAGTAGATAGTGATTCCCGCGACGAGCTATGAGCGGTTAAGCCAGGACAGGACAGCAAGTCGGAGGTTCTTTACTTTCAAATACACTAGGATTTTGCAGCCAAAGGAAATGGGAAATGTACAATCAGCTGCAAACATCAATTTTGTTCATCGAGACCAGCTGCCTATCTATTCTACAGTTTCTTTATATAAAAAAAGCTAAACATATAACATAAGGGAATGCGTTTTTTTTTCCAAAAAGAAAAACTTCTATCAATTTTGGAACTCTGTCGCCTCCAACCCCATCTAACATTTAGGTCCCACATAAACACACAAACGGCGGGCCAATAAATACAAAGGAAACAAGGTACATGTATGATTGTAGTTCCTTTTCACTAACAGTAACAGACCATTGGTGTAAGGCAACACATGTATCTCCCAGCACTAACACTTCAACCACTCGACTTTTGAGTTTTGACAACTAGTTAGATGAGGTGGATAAAATAAAACAGCTCATCTGATTTCCCAATCGTCATAGCGGGCGCCACGCACGGCACTTCACACAGGGCACACCAGGTACACCATATGTCCCCCATAAAGAAAAAGCACATGACCAAGTGCGGTACCAGCTTAGAGTACAGCTAATGTAAGGTAGCATGTTGGTTGTCAGTTCGCCCGGTTCATAAAAGACCAGCTCGGAGGGCACAGGTCCTGTGCCGTGTTCCCATCCTCATCCTTGATCTGAAGGTCGGCATGATGCTTCAcgagcaattctgcgatgtcttCTCTTTCACAAACAGCAGCGTAGTGGAGTGCCGTTTGCCCTTCGTTGTCCTGAACATAGTAGAGACAGTTAAGTTCAGTTCATTATGCCCACAAACCTAAATGGCCCAAGGGACCGTGGTCCAACTTTGAAGCTCCATGGTGCCATTACCATTGTATGCTGAACTACTGACAGCAATCAAGTGTCATAATGAGCATAAACAACATGTTTTCTATTTTAATGTAGTTCAAGATGCAAACAATCAAATGCGCTTCATTCAGCTATATGATTGGACTAGCACCTATTTCTCCATGTTACTCATCAAATAGATGAGATCTGCCACGAATAGTAGCACACAATAAGTATACAGTAGTTCCAGCTTACCTTGGCATTCAGGTCCGCATTTGCTTTTGCAAGAACCTCAACAGCACTAAGATGGCCACGGTCAACAGCCCAGTGCAGCGGAGTTCTACCTTCAGTATCTGAAAATACAATATAGGAACAATGTTTGAATGGGTTATTCTTATAAACATAACATAAGCATTAGATGGTTTAGAGTTTGCAAACACAAACCTCTCATGTTGACTTCCACACCCGCTGCCAGAAACTTCACTATATCCTCAGTTGCTCCTTCCCTCGCTAAAACATGGATGTCAGCAAGTTCTCTGCATATACATTAAAGTTTGTTCCAATTACAAGCAGCGGTCCAAGGCGGGCAACAATTTATAGAATAAAAACTTCTGGAGAAGACATCCATGAGGTAAACACCACTTACGAATCATTCCCTTCGTCTTCCTCATACATCAAACTGCTAAACACAGGTCCCATGGGCCCCTTCGAAGCTGATGCAGAAGTAATGCTTTCTTCATCTTTCCTTTTCTGAAAATTATTGTGTCATGAATAAGCCAACACTGTCACGGGGATTATGGTACAGACTGCAGCAAGAGTGAGAACAATAAGGACCTACAGAACTTACCGCACTTGTACCTGCATCCCAGTTAGGGAATAGCTCCTGAACAATTGTGATGTATTCTTGCATAGCTTCTTCCGTAGGCATAGCACCCAGCTTATGCCAAGCATTCCTGGCATATTCAGATCACATATGGACAATGTTAAACCGAAGTGATTTCCTTTTTCAAAATCAACAAGCACAGGCAGAGACTGTGAAGCCAACAACAGTGGCACGCTGATAATATAAGTGCTAGGACGCAGTCGATCCGTGAATTCAAGTGCTTGCAAATACTCGAAACACAAAACAACATCTGCACACTGAAAAATCTAGGCACTGCAGAGTTATGCAGCATGATGACCAGGGCAGTTTTGTACATATAGCAAGGGCACAGGATCAAAGTCATTCTACGCTCAGCCAACACTAGCATGAATGACCGGTGTACAAACAGGCTCAATAGTTAACGATTAGGATTAAATTATAGAAGCATCATATATTATGTTTACTGCGCATGGGCCACGGCGTTGATCTGAAGTCATTGTAAACTAAATTGAACCGAAGCAAACAAACATAGATAGAAAAAACCGCACGGAACTGAAACTCAAAACAGCAGAATCTAGCACGAGAAAAGAGGGGATGGGTCGGAACCTACCATTTGGCACGGGCCTTGAGCTTGAGCGCGGACGGCTGCGGCCCGGTGCATGGTCCCTCGGTGGCGATCTTGTAGAGGCCGTAGAGGCGCAGCTGCGCCTCCTCGGGGACGCTGGTGCCGGAGGCGGCGGAGGCCGCGACGAAGGCGGAGGCGGCGCTGAACTCCTCGTCCAGCTCGGTGCTCTCCACGCCCTCCCAATCGCTGTCACTGCCGCTTCCGATTGCGGCGTCGTGTTGGGAGGGGAGGGGAGACGTCGCGGGAGCTGGGGCGGCGGCTGTGGGGGAGGACGGAGGGGAGCGCGTGATGCGGAGGTTGTCCTCCTTGAAGGCGATCACGGTGGAGATGAGCTTGGCGAGCAGGAAGGCGAAGAGGAGGCCTATGGCCGCCGCTTGGCCCAGGTCCTGCCAGTCCCCGGCCATGGCGAAACGCCGGCGAGGCGGTGACCTAGATGCGGCGGTGCGGTGACTTGGTGGAGCTGGGGGTGGGAGACTGGGGCACTCCGAAACTGGTAGGGCCCGTGGTCGAAGTcgaagggaggaggaggaggatgatgaatgtattgagaactacgttaccacggatcaccagatccgctcccttccccccgtcagcagtagaggcgcaagaagatgtagagaacccgtctcccttcccataagcacgacagaggaaacacacgagacactggatatagggttgggcctctggcctctttctgatctctataTTATGAcggggtgtacaggttccttatatagagacgtgagacccctcaggggcaaagcaggtatttgcgcacataaccctaactagggttacttaacactcccccttggacgaataccgcgaccaacacatgcctcgttaaaactccgaaaaacccagtgggaaaaatgtggagaaagagtgcatggtgatacaaattgcatttgcactttgttgcctcgttaaaaacctcatgtgagaaacttcaagaaaactcaccaaggaaaaaagagtacaacaactgtcatcgtgacagatttcgatcctctgggatctagattctatcgaatcttctacaagggctaactttagaaatgtgctccccctgatccttgcaaaaccgcATCAATAAGGCAAAAtatcttcttctggaagtatatgcacataaagatttaccAAACGAATTatatatccttgcaaggactatttcaggaactttacctctactcacttctaggatatacgaggtaagtgcacgtatcaatataaataagccactttgactgatggtgttcgatcgactggatctatatatttgatagaaagttccataaaggtttacatattgatcatcaagctcacgccttcagggcatagaatatgacatttattgtcacacgattgtgatcaatataagcattcgctccccctgacgatgacatatgtcaaagtcgttatccctcataacttaaccatattcttcaagatatatatctcattgttcatctggaataacgagaatggacgaggttggggtgctatcattttatatcttacaccacaatttatacatagttgtgcaaagcaagtaacatgtccttatataggacttaggggataatatagttgcaatagtacatattctaaatatgacacgtcgctccaggcgttcatccattgcaacatctatgatggtgtaacaaaagtccatcaaagatcgtaatccatcagggatttttcatcgatcagatacattgttatagtctgtcattctggcacaatggggatatttttgccagtaacacctaaaccttataggtttctgccatcggggctttagaggataccgtaattccacatcaagtggaaaataccatgagtaaaactcgtggaatgcacatgtgcttattcagtgaacttcaagtcctttggtacctcatcttattccttttcgggtctgtatgggtctttatccctttatagggactatcaaattttggtgttcaacacagactttgtttcttctagataggttccatctgggaacgatagtctcaactaggagatattctccct harbors:
- the LOC100274210 gene encoding calcium-binding EF hand family protein isoform X2, giving the protein MAGSAVAVVLLSAVALLCLYHLLFLSLSVPDPAAAAAVPRRAGGHHGSNVPSGSGTANVVLRFGLSGQPLRLHDPASAAGLPDIDTFRGKLERLLPPDDHDPGWSRRFDAELGPVHRYFGPDAPLDVRQRIAYLFAILDRSPRGVGVGVGVGELEAWLRWQAAARLDAVTRREMAPHDTDRDGAVTLREFFADWINMGHDKMGWWMHKFASADRDGDGSLNAVEFNDFLHPEDSSQESVMLWLLKDKLSEMDHDGDGRLSQEEFVAQSHIIISGARHADDGGHAHDLERAEAAKKFTELDADKDNYLTVEEARCVLQSLVTGEFSYATSHAKFLMKVVASSNRTKLM
- the LOC100274210 gene encoding Calcium-binding EF hand family protein isoform 2 (isoform 2 is encoded by transcript variant 2) — encoded protein: MAATFRPGQEPPTSSSASACPGSRSASTTPPPPPASRTSTPSAASSSGCFLPTTTTPAGPAASTPSSAPCTGTSARTRRWTCGSGSRTCSRSSTGRPGASASASASASWRPGCAGRPPPGWTPSRGGRWLRTTRTATVPSRCASSSQFASADRDGDGSLNAVEFNDFLHPEDSSQESVMLWLLKDKLSEMDHDGDGRLSQEEFVAQSHIIISGARHADDGGHAHDLERAEAAKKFTELDADKDNYLTVEEARCVLQSLVTGEFSYATSHAKFLMKADVNHDGKLSLEEMLDDYISFYSTVYMDDHYASEGEVDSDSRDEL
- the LOC100274210 gene encoding Calcium-binding EF hand family protein isoform 1 (isoform 1 is encoded by transcript variant 1), whose translation is MAGSAVAVVLLSAVALLCLYHLLFLSLSVPDPAAAAAVPRRAGGHHGSNVPSGSGTANVVLRFGLSGQPLRLHDPASAAGLPDIDTFRGKLERLLPPDDHDPGWSRRFDAELGPVHRYFGPDAPLDVRQRIAYLFAILDRSPRGVGVGVGVGELEAWLRWQAAARLDAVTRREMAPHDTDRDGAVTLREFFADWINMGHDKMGWWMHKFASADRDGDGSLNAVEFNDFLHPEDSSQESVMLWLLKDKLSEMDHDGDGRLSQEEFVAQSHIIISGARHADDGGHAHDLERAEAAKKFTELDADKDNYLTVEEARCVLQSLVTGEFSYATSHAKFLMKADVNHDGKLSLEEMLDDYISFYSTVYMDDHYASEGEVDSDSRDEL
- the LOC100274349 gene encoding Acyl-CoA-binding domain-containing protein 4 — protein: MAGDWQDLGQAAAIGLLFAFLLAKLISTVIAFKEDNLRITRSPPSSPTAAAPAPATSPLPSQHDAAIGSGSDSDWEGVESTELDEEFSAASAFVAASAASGTSVPEEAQLRLYGLYKIATEGPCTGPQPSALKLKARAKWNAWHKLGAMPTEEAMQEYITIVQELFPNWDAGTSAKRKDEESITSASASKGPMGPVFSSLMYEEDEGNDSELADIHVLAREGATEDIVKFLAAGVEVNMRDTEGRTPLHWAVDRGHLSAVEVLAKANADLNAKDNEGQTALHYAAVCEREDIAELLVKHHADLQIKDEDGNTAQDLCPPSWSFMNRAN